ACAAATTGTTCATTGAGCTCCCCctaatggacagctgtacacatgcatttgtgtaCAGGCTGAAGCATACAGAGTAATAATGCAGGATTTGACACAAATATGATGCACAATCCTGGAAAGAGGTctcatgcagctccaccaaagtctCCCTATTAAAGTCAGTGAAGCTtcaaaatgattttattattttttattttaaggtaaaattgccACACAGTGTTCCTGTAAGTTCTTTCCGAGGATTTTATAattatgctaaaaaaaaaacaacagggaTGCTCAGATGTTTGCACACAACTGTACACTAAGACTAGACCACAAACAGGGTTGGACAATATTCACTTTTTTAGTACTGTCTCCAAACATTACTgtggtatacagtattaccATAGCAATTCAGAGATGGGCATAAGTTGTTAATGCTTCCACACCATCTCAttctgttattttaaaaaaatgcaaaaaatcaaatacaaagCTCAGCTTGCTTACAGTGTACAACCACTAGTTGAACACCATGCCGTTTCAAATCAGTGCAAATCAATCATTTGTTAAATGTTAATCCAACAGCCTGATCACAACTGCAAACATTAAACAGCTGCCAATCAGAGAAGAGAAGCTGGTTAGTGTTAAGATGTGGAGAGCTTGGAGGTGGAGACAGGCATAAACacaggttttattttttttattaaagacaaaactaaaccaaacaaacagatacaaacaagaaaacaaactaAAGACTGGGaccaacaaaagaaataaaccaCAAACTGCCATGACCACATCGCAACATGaccatgcacaagaccagacaaaggaaggctgaaacaaggggtacttatacagagactaacaagggacacacaagaaacacctgggactaacaagggggcgtggctagagaggaggcacaggtgggaacactaatgaacaggaggggcTTGAACtaacaagacacaaacagccatgtgcttgggagcacatggtgacacaaaacagaggcagacatgacagaacaggggcaggcatgacagttAGCACTAACTGTGCGAACTGTCCTCACTTATAAAGGTTTAAACAATAAAGACTGGATTACGAAATTCAAGGACAAACAGTGAGCtaatattttagtttattttccTTTGGTGTTGGATCTGTGGTACACTGGCTAAGCTAAGGCTAAGCTTGGCTTAGCTTGCACAGAACAGTGTAGCTGCTGTTCTGGCTAACTGCTGCGCTACTGACACAGTTGTCAGTTGTCAAACATGTCTAAACAGAGATGTTGAGGACTAAGGTCTAAATTACTGAAGTTTAATGCTGTTGGAGTGACAGAAAATCTTGCGAAAGCTTATGTAGTGTTTGGAACCATAGCTGGCCAGCCAGGATCAGGTAAGTTAGTTAGTGCTAGTACAACAAACTTCACAGTACAAACCATGTTACAGCTAACTGGGgcctaaaaacacacatatcTGAGAACACAGCTTAGAGTGAGTGGTTTTAGGATTTATTCACGGGCCGATAGTGAATGTGTTCTGATTGTTGATTATGTGTAGCGCGTAATTTAGTGCTTGTTAGATGAGTTTCCGGATGGCTACGACTGATTCTCCCAGGTTTACTTTAGTAGTAGTGTTGTTATAACCTAcagcaaatgtgatgcatagccagacaccagcttctgccagcattcctgaggaatcttagcccattccatGGGCAATTGCCTTCAGttcataataatatatttagcaTTGCGTGCTGCAAAGATTTTCGATGGGATtcaagtcaggtgactgtgatcacctcagaatcttccaggacttctgaTACCATGTCTTGGTGGACTATGAGATATACTTGGGATCAATGTCCTGATGGAAGATCACTCAAGCTTCAGATCCCTTGCAGAAGACATGTAATGTAGCTGACCAGTGTTAGTATAATCAGTAAACCATGTAGGGAAGGATGCTGCTTCTTTTGTATAACAAGTGCTTGATGGATGAGTTTCCATGTCTGGCTACGACTGGTCCACCCAGATTTGCTGGCTCTTCCTTAGATTTGGATCGAGTGGCTCATGCTAAACTCGCAGCTACTGCAAGCCATTTGTTTTTCCTCCCAACATCACctatcagtgagctcccacagctgCCCCTGTGCTGTATCCCTCTTAAATCTAAATTGAAGAATGAGCTTATTTGACTGTTTACTAGAAAGGCACAGACTAGAATTTGTACACATCAAATCTGTCATCATTTTGAAATACCGTCCTCATTTTGAAGATACCTTCACCACTTAAATACCTTATTACCATCATACCACCCAACCCTAGTCACAACATATAGTTGCAATTAAAATGAGTTCCTTTGCTAGTCAGGTTTATCAGCAAAACATAGAAACTTTCAGgtgtttacagtaaacacaaacCATTTTAATAGATGTACACAACTAATGTAGCACATGCATTCTCCAAATGCAACACAAAATGCcattttaatgactactgcagtcagaattattcaacccccttAATGACAAGCATATATAATTGCTCTTTTTgtatcttttttcttgtttgtgtaAGGCAGTGATCTTTTCTCTGAACTTTCTGACaattcttgacttgacttgcatGCTAGACATATTTCTAACATGGAATCAAACACCACAGTCAGCAAACCTCAAAccagtccaggtatttgatgtgttttatctcaagcacTCCTGATGCAACTAGTGAAgatttgccacctgatttgcAAACCTGTACTTCTGTAAGGGATTCTATTCAGGGTGTTGAATAATCCGGacactgcagtcgtcattaaaagtggcattctGTACTGAATTTGGAAAAACCACTGGTTctgttagttgtgttgagctctTTGACTTGTGCTTGTTTACTTGGTTTATTGCAAAGAGCTggaagtttgtacattttgctaataaacctaatttgcaatgggtgCCACTGTATATTAGCCTTTACAACACAACACTGGAAAACAAAGTCACAATAGATTGCATTGTTTTATTTCTACTATGTATAAACATACTCGGCCACTCTGTATGAGTGAGTAACAGTCCAGAAGGCAGATATGCTGAAGTCAATATTTACATTCATGCATCATTCCTTCTCTTTTgcacatgattttttttgttttgttattttatgtATAGCGTTCTGAGATTGTTTAGGGATACTCGTTACACTGCAGGTGAAATAATCTTACCGGTTTGGGCACGCAGACGTCtagacagacaacacagacaTAAAACATGATGTTTAAACCACTGAAATAGAACCAGCTGCATCTATTGTAATGCATATCCCACAGCTCAACTCAACTCTTATGGTAAtgtttttgttatatatatatatatatatatgtttagatatagatatatatatatataggtttccACTGTAGCatgatatttatgatatttttatataacaTCAGCAATGTTACAGACATTCATCGTCCTTCTAACCACATCCTACATGAAACTGTATGGCATTGTCACACATACATGAAACGCTGCTCCACTTCGTGCAGTCAttcataataaacagcattgttCATCAGACAGCTTAAACTTAATGGTCGTACTATTGCAGAAGGGTCCTTGTCTGGTGGCTCGTGAAGGGAACAATTAGCATGTAATCACATCTGAACATGACCAAGGGCCTCCTGCGTAGTTGTCCACTGTCCTTGTAATCACTAGAATTTGGCACAGACAAGGGGGTGTTTAGCATTCGAGCCTTGAGTAGGATATAGCCTCAAAAACTGGAATGTTAGTATCACTGTACATATGGAATCACGGTAAACCACACATGTAATGCAAGGAAACACAGAGAAGACCACCAGTGTTCATCACAGAGTGATGATGTAACACCTTGCGTAAGTGTCTGTGCATAGGCATATCTCAATGATATAGGACACTAGGTTTTACATACACAGCACAAATATGAGTCTACATCCTTGGTTGTCTATAGATGATTGTTTGAATACAAAATGGTACAGAGAGGGAGGATTTCTGGTAGGTGTCCAGATATATATCATGCGAACTAGGTTTGTATTTTAGGTGAAAACATAACTGATGGTTTGCTTTTCACAAagcaaataaatgtataaaaacaaacaactaaataaataaaataaataaataatagaaaaggCTACTCTTACAAATTAGTCTTTTTAGAATTGTTtagaaaattaaataaacaaacaaacaaataatagaAAACAATACACTTACGAAATATATTTTGTTTTCAGAGCAGTGCATCAAATGTAATATTAAGTATCTAGTTTAGCATGTTGACAAACAAGCTGTGGGAAAggttaataaacaaacaaacaaacaaacataaatagAAACGTCTGTACTTACAAAGTATATTGTGTTTTTCACAGCAGAGCaataaatgtgaaataaagCCTCTTGCTTATGCTGACATGTGAGCATGAggaaaattaaataaacaaacaaacaaaccaataaataatagaaaagaTTACACTTACGAATTATCTTGTGTTTTTCAGAGCAGTGCATCAAATGTGAAATTAAGCATCTATCTTAGCATGGTGAAAAACAAGCTGCGGGGAAAgttagaaaacaaacaaacaaacaaaaataaatagaaaagacTACACTTACAATTAACATTGTGTTTTTTAGAGCAGTGCATTAAATGTGAAATGAAGCATCTAGCTTAGCATGTTGACATGTGAGCATCgcgaaaaaaaagtaaataaataaacacatgcaaATATTCTGCTTTGTCTGCAAGACACAGTTTGCCATTCAATCTCTCTGAGAGTGCAGGGCAGTCCCACAACAGCGCAGTCTGCACTGTTCACACAAATGTTCCTCTCCTTCTGTTTCTGCCGTGTGGTTGGCTTTTACACCCCTGCTGCACGTTCAGTCAGAGGGTGCAGAGGATGCGGCAAAATGGCCAATGACATTGCTTGCCCTtagtctgtgtatgtgtgtgtgtgtgtgtgtttgtgtgttttacaccacaacATTATTAGTGCCAGTATTTttggtcttcttcttcttgcgGGAGCTCATGGCGTATTCTCCGCGGTTGGTGCCGTTCTCCTCTTTTCTAAGTGGTTTCCTGCAACAGACACACAACACTGGTTTCTCAGATGGTTTCTTGAGCCACAGTTTTCAGAAGACATGTACACAGGACCAAAATAAGGACAGGAGGAAATTCTGGTCGAATGTTTTCATTCCGGTACAATAACAAAATGATCaattttcctctttctctcttgtagTCCTCCTACGGTCTCCCTACCTCTCTAACAAGAACAACGGAGTTAACTACGCCCACATATTGCCGAGAATCTCTTGGTCTGTGTAAGACAGTATTACTCAACATGGCCTATTCATGCACCCCTCTGTCTCCCTTTCATTACCTCACTGGTTATTATATTTCTCCACTGCACTGTGTCTTATATGTGCCAGCCAGTACTCTTTTTATGCTTATGTAACGCAGAACGGAGCTGAATACAGTCAGTGCAGGCATTGTTCACTCCGACTATTGTACACTTGCTCTATTGGTGCTTAGGTCCCTAAAGGTACATCAGGGCCCCTGTCTTTGTTCCCTCTTGTGACAATGTTACAGCCACATCACATGAGAGAGGCTCAGTCATGCGAGGCCACTACTTCAGATTTTAGAATTTCCCTGGGTTTTAGGGAAACACAGAGTCCAGTGGGAAGGCGTTTCAATCCCAAGATAGTTCTATAATTGTGTACAGAGGGAAACATCTCTAGGACAGCTGTCTCCAACATGTGCTTTGGTCCCTGATGGGGGATGGAAGTGGGTATCACTGGACCATTAGAGGCTCTTATTAGCTTTTGTATGGGCCTGTGCGGCTGCTGTCATCGTGTTCTACACAAGAGGCACTTATTTTTGGCACATGTTCTTTGTAATTAAGGGGAAAAGGTAATTTCCTGCTTTAGTTAAGGTAGCTAGTTGAAAGATTGAGGAAAATGCTGAATTGTAAATCTAAATGTGAGAATGTGGGctgaattattattatcctTTAGGGGTGGTTAACACCTTACTTACGGGAAGCATTTTAAAGGCTATATGACATCTGCAAAAGTCTTTCATGACAACTAAAATTTGGACATCCCatgaaaattttttttttaaaagatttatCTGTCTGAAGCACcctgttccagaagtcctggtctttgtgtAGGCGTTTTCCAGCAAACGTCAGTCTTGCTCTAATGTTTGTTTGGACGGTAGGGTTTTCCCCTAGCACACCTCCTATGAAAGTCAAACTTGCAGTCTCTTTttgatgctgtactttgacatgaACTGTGGGAGGAGCTACATTTTCAGATTCTTGGAGACTTCAGACACATCTTGCGGTCTGGCTTGAATATATTGGCATACTTGTAGGACAACTGATTTCTGTGTTCTAAGATCTTTTAAATCACCTTCCTGACTGGTCTGCATATACAAcgttctttctgaaggcctcaaagAGCTATTTGGATTTGGCCATGGTGAAacccctcacttcaacaatcaagagcaaccaaatgtctgaggtttaaacaaGATAGGATCCTCCAAAAACCTCTCTTACCTGATGtggtgcacctgattctaagctgcagatgattagaacatggttagataGGATTTGGGGGGGGGTGTCCTAATGTTTTAGAaaaatgcatttctattaattacattttaccaaatatatattcatattacaaaatacgctcttcagttttttttgtaatattgtAATACATACATAATCATTTGTATCTCTTAATACATAATTATCAATCTGGCTCTGTATGTAATGGCAGAATGGCTACAGAAATTTTTATGTAAACAGATTTAAAAGGGAGGCCATTCAAGAACTGTAGGTACAAGACCCTTAAAAGATCTATTATTCAGGATCTGAAACAGAGATAATCTTAATATTAAACTAATTCGGCCCATTTCTGTTACTCTGCTCAGCCTAGATATCAAGTCTTTTACACAATATTCATGCGTGTAGACCAAGAGAAGAAAATCTCAGAGTGTGAATGGGAGGAAATGAGTCTTAATTAACTGAATGTGTAGCCCGGCCTTGGGTCCGTGGGCAGCCCGTTTGGGCGTACTGTGTTCCTGGTACCACTGTGACTCCTCAATAATAGATGGCAGCAGTTGACACATGGCAGGTGGTGACACAACACTTCACAGAATTGATAAATATTTCATACCAAAGCTGTTCAAGTGCAGTGCACATCCCCGTTTGAAGTTTTGAGGAGAACACCGAGACCAGTACAAGTGTTGTGCTGTTTAAAACACACTGTAATGGTGTAAGCTAAGCGGGTGGAAGACACTCTTGAAAAATGTGGCAAAGCAGTGAGCATCCTCAGAGAGGCAGGTACCAATTAAAATTGCATACAGTTGTCTTCACTGGCTGCATTATTGTGCTGGTATGGCTTTGATAGCCACAGTCTGGTTTGAATTTTTAAAGTCTACACTCCATGCTATTTACTTTTTGCACATTCTGTTTGCTCTTGgtgttgtcctgtgttgttCTGTGCATATGAAATTCTCCAACTGCTTCCCTAAAGCCGCTGTGCCGTTTATTTGTTTGTGAAATGAAAGCACTGAGTAAACATCCATTCAGCTTTTCCAGGATTTCCTCCATGGTGACGTGAGCGGAATTTATTTCCACTTAAACCTTCTTTGCCTGTGACGGATGACTGGCACAAATACAGATAAGCTTGCAGTCTGAAGTCAGCAGAGGCTGCTGCAGCAGGGCCTCCTCTGGCAACAGTGTGCGGCAGTCCTGGCCCTTGGCCAGTCTGTTTCATTGGGGAAGCCCAGTACTGATGGGCTGCAGAGACTATAATACTGTCTCCTGGTTGTTAGTGACTCAAACAGCTCGCAGCCAAGGTTCAATTACAGCTCCcctgtttttttcttcctcttatTGGCTATTCTCTTTCATTCAGGACATCTAGCAACGACTGAAAAGCTACACACGTTTTTGAGTGCTGTGGCATATCTATGGATTTTCTCTCAGGTGTCAGACTGATCTTACTGAGTGCAGGTCGTCTCCAGTTTTGTTCCATTCTTGTTTGTGGCTTCAAAACAACCATCTATGACTCACTATGTTTCAACTGAACAATAAACAGTACATTACTAAAGACATGGCCCTATCCGCTCTCATATTGTACCTCTGAGGCTGGTTCTGCACCTTCATATTTTGCCTCTAATGTATTGCTTAGGTTTCTTATCCTTTGTACCTGTCATACGTTGCACCTGACAGAGCCTGCTACTCAGATTGGATGTGAAATGTATTTTCCTTTATTGGAAATGAGATTTCTGCCAGACTGGACCGAGTGCTGTCTACCCCTCTGCAGCCTGTATATTTTTTCAAGCGAACAGGATAGGAAAGTTGGAAAACACAGATGAAACTGTGTAAAGGTCTTTCAACTGAACCAAGTTTCAATCTCTCCAAGTACTCCAAATGTAAACAACTTACTTGCAGATGAAGCTGCTAACTCACTGGGCTCTTACTGGTAAGCTCTTACTGGTTTAAAGTTTAGGACACGACCTGCTTGCATGTATAAAAGATGTTGCCTGCGACTGAATGACTGGGCAGATTAATTCATAAATAATGACTTGAGTTTGGGGCTACAGCATCCATCTCACTGCAATAACACATTCTTGCTAGTGTAGCATTAAAACGAGGATGCCCTCTGGCTACAGAAGGCTGGAGAATTGCCATAATGAATTCCAAGGCCAGCCACTCATTACTTCCGCTGCCTGCATTTGCCCCTGCCTTTTTGAGAACGCAGGGAACATGTCCCTGCTGAGAAATGCCACAATAAACCTTAGATGTTGCACAACTGATATGGATTCACAGTATGCCTTGTAGAGTGTTGTTTACTTAGGGTCACTATTTTTTTGCCACCAGTAATTAAAGTATTACCCACATCAATGTATGCATTATTAAACCACTGCAGTCAACAACTGCAACTTATTTTAATCATGCCATTCTGAATATGGACAGATGTTAAACCGTGACGAAGTAATCCAGCCAATGAACTAATTCAGCAATTTTGCTAACTGGCAGGTCAGGAAAAGGTAATTCTCTTAGGAAGCCGCTACTACTTAAAATTAATGAATTCATAGCCCTTAATAAAACCCACTGCTGTTGAACTACTCCACTTTCTTGTTTGACACCAGGCATTTGATTTAAATCAATTACAGCCTCTTTACATGCTGTAAAGAGGTGATGCTGGTAGTCACAGAGTGGTGAACTGCTCTCCAGTGTATGACTAGCTGGTCATACTTGATTTAAGAACCACCGCCATTAAGAAATGTGCTGCCATTGAGACTGTTATCATGCAGCTAGCTAATCAATGACACTTTAATATGATATATACTAACTGTATCAGTTCACAGTATCAATTTTCAATCAATAATTTACATGTATAGATTGGTGACAGACAGTGGATCACCACATAtttttttcactgtaaaattAGGTTTAAAAATATCACGTCTTGCTTACAGTACTACAATATATCGGAATATTTTGAAATGTAACCTCTGTATTGTGATTCTTACTGTATCACCAGATACTTGCCAATGCATAGCCCTACTGGCTTCCCAGGCATGTTATAAAGGGTAGGCAGGACTTTTTGCTGGCAATCAAACAATCAGATACTACTATGTCAAATTACAAAGACTTTCCTCCTCATAAGCAGATGTCCTTCTGGAGCTAAAGGCTGGTCATAGCTACAGCACTAGCCATGGCATACCTACACCACATCACATACACATCATTTCAAAATTCATAACATAGAACATTTTCAGTTGAACCAATTAAACAAATCGTTTGAAGAGCTGACAATTATCCCTAATAATTCAGAGACTCATGATCACTGAGTGTTCAATTGAGATCATTTTAGATCACTCAACAAAACCTAGTAAACCACTCACAACCGTTTTGTACACCACAGCTAATGACAAGCAAATGGAGCTAGGCATTTTCCAGTAACTCGACATCCATGCAGAACCTAAGGCATTTCCATAACCACATTAATCATTGCATACTCTACTAGATGGTCTAGTTGTTAATTAGTTTAAAACGACAGCATTAGGTCCATAAGAGTGAATAGAATTTCAATGAATTCCATAAAAGAAAACAGTCTGTGTACCTTTTAATGGCCTTGTAGCAGATGATGAGAGTTAATAGTagaaagaaagctgaagtacaTCCTACTGTCCCGACCACAATGAAGTCCGTCCACCAGGGTCTAAGTGGGACACCGGGAGGCTCAGCcactgaaagaaaaaataagTCTGTGTAATCGGCATAGATGGATAATAAATGAGTAAAGTGGAACAAGAACAACAGCCGGTTCAGAAATGaattttatgtattatattagcACCAAGAATTCCAAAGAaaaccactctctctctttgttcacTCACGCACATATCCTCCcagacacacatatactgtatgCACTATATATCACTTTGTCTTGCACACATGCATTACCTAAACAGAAACCAGCCCACTTGTTCCATAGACTCAGTAAATGGCATGCAGTCATGAATCTTTtacaacactacattggctGGGATCATTATGACCACTCATTACTGTATGGGATGTGAACACTGTGCCTACTCAGTGGaaaatgctattattattattattattttttttattacttcaaGTTATTAGTAACATTAGAATCAGCATAATTGATATGATGCCattttacaaatacattcttaagTAAAAGAAATGGTTTATGTGGTTCTTTTAAAATTTATTCTACATTGAATCCTGTTTACCCTTTTACAATGTGTGGACCACACTCACTGTGAGCTTCAGCAAGGAAGGGGAACTCTGAGAAAtggggctggagttctgggcgGCTTCAGCTGATGAGACTTGAAGCcagatacccccccccccccccccttaccgAGCAAGCTCTGAGCATGAGTTGGAAAAGAAGGAGGAGCTGGGGTGGTAGTGGGGTGTGAATTTTTAGCACAAGAAGGTGAGTGGTTCCATAGGGTGCATAATAATAGAGGGGAGAGGTTTGGGCCTGCTCCTCCTCCCAAACTGTATGACTTATTCCTTAACATTAAAGTTTAAACAAATGCACAGAGGGGGGCAGGAGAAGGTaaatgagcagagtaagggtgtAGCCAAGGATTTATTGACATAACTGGTAGATAGACACCCGCAGGTAGAGCCAAAGATGAATGTTCTTTTGGCTCAGGACACAGCCTTCATGTCCAGGTTCATTATGGACATAAAAACTGATGCCTTTGTTTAGCAAAATTGGAAACAATTGGCAAAGAATGCACAGAATGCAATGCAAATCTCAAATATCACTGCTTCAAATCCAGAGTCATGCTGCTGGGTATCAgccatcagcagcaggagtcagagagagcacaactgccttgctctctcaggggtgggttgatggcacatCCTCCCCACATAACTGCTTGGTCAGCttaggtgtctgttagctgtggtattggagctggggagccgtgCTTTCCTGCGAGTGTGCTGtcctagcaatgctgcatcagtggcagttcgaaaagagcaATGTTTTGGAGGAGACATGGGTTAGTCTTCACACTGCTAGTGTAggaggcattgctagtgatgggggTTGGGTAAACACGGGTTGGGTAaatggccttccaaattgggtataaaatggggtaaaaaatagaaataaaattattttaaaaataaataaataaaagcaataatagtaatagaaaAAGtaacagaaaaacaatggaattcaaatattcagtatctgGCAAGTGGCCTCaggatttctttatttattgactgcatttcatctttaactgtggtCTTAAAGTAAGAATGAATTTATACCATTAAGTATTTTATCCTATATAAAAACTATGAGCAATAAATAAAGAGGCTTTCCAGGCAAGTGCTATTTCGCTGAATAGATGAAAAGTAAGATTTTGTGTATAATATTGTGTCCCCCATAATATATACACTTCTTCTATGCACTTTGCTGATTCTTTCtgttatacaaatacaaaaatcaCCCAAGTGTGTTCTGAATATGCATCGCATACAAAACTCACACTCAATCATACTTTCATGCatattaatttttaatgctTCTGGCTGTCTGTATAAGCTCAACTTCAAAATAACTACAGTGGAATGCTGGCCCAGTTCATTAGCCCCCTATCTGTATCAAACCCCTAATTTAATTAACTCATCTGAGTTTTAATCAGGGGCTCTGTCAGGGGAAGCTGACTACAGCGCCTGGCAGAGCAGCAGGCAAACATCTCACAAGCTGCTCCAGGCATATGGGGAACTCCCCAAGGTCAACCAGTGCGTGATTAGCCCACTGTTTGTGCTCTCTCCCACACCAGAGTGGAACTTTTATTTCTGCAAAGCCAGACAAACTCTCAGTTCATGCCTCACCACAGCTAAAGCTCTCGACTAATCAAATTTATAACACCTAAGCGAAACTCTCCATCCGCCTCCCAAAATATCATGAACCTTTTTAAAGGCGGATCTGAAATGTGGACTATGTTGATTATTTTCATACGTCATATGAGTCATATGGAAAAGGTATTTCTGGTCAGACTTTGACTAGATTGCCACATACAAgaaatacactttatggacaaaggtattgggacacctgctcattcatagtttctccTGAATTTAAGGGTAttagtttatcctgtttttgatggagtaactgtctctaggaTGTTAAgacattggatgatcaccaccccacctcatccacaactcgaCAACAAgaaggggctttataccccttcttGGCAACGCCTAGCAtaaggcacggtgccaataggtttatgtcctattctattatcagtacttctctacagggactagat
The Salminus brasiliensis chromosome 10, fSalBra1.hap2, whole genome shotgun sequence genome window above contains:
- the LOC140564688 gene encoding proline-rich membrane anchor 1-like; amino-acid sequence: MLLLPHTVTLTLRLCPFVFGHCFLSSLLLLCQAELQRSCSQLGTQRGGEQCQSPCHCRTYPPLPPPPPPPPPPRLLIPAVAEPPGVPLRPWWTDFIVVGTVGCTSAFFLLLTLIICYKAIKRKPLRKEENGTNRGEYAMSSRKKKKTKNTGTNNVVV